A genomic region of Streptomyces rimosus contains the following coding sequences:
- a CDS encoding FecCD family ABC transporter permease — protein sequence MTAPVAGRGDGIRPVGARPAGYALVRAGRASFLVHRRAVAVAAVLAVLLAAVCLAYLCVGESFVTPGEALKAVFGRPSSAELVVGTLRLPRMVSGLLVGAAFGIAGALIQTVARNALASPDVIGVTQGASALTVGAMTFGVTSYTVLPYLSVAGGVLAAALGYVFAWRGGLHATRFVLIGIGFAVALRSVTHLFLTKGDYLVAQQAQVWLTGSLNGRGWAEAEPLGWALLVLLPAVLWAARAQRTVSLDDATATALGVRLNRTRLGLVALGVVLASMATGAAGPVDFVALLAPQTARRLTRTAQIPLLCSALLGAVVVVLGDLLARKLFAPTELPVGVLTAAVGAPYLIHLIIRSRAVGGRA from the coding sequence GTGACGGCGCCGGTCGCCGGCCGCGGAGACGGCATACGGCCGGTGGGTGCGCGGCCCGCCGGGTACGCCCTCGTGCGCGCCGGGCGCGCCTCCTTCCTGGTGCACCGGCGGGCGGTGGCCGTCGCCGCCGTGCTCGCCGTGCTGCTCGCGGCCGTCTGCCTGGCGTACCTGTGTGTCGGTGAGTCCTTCGTGACGCCCGGCGAGGCGCTGAAGGCCGTCTTCGGGCGGCCCTCCTCGGCGGAGCTGGTCGTCGGGACGCTGCGGCTGCCGCGGATGGTCTCCGGGCTGCTGGTCGGTGCGGCCTTCGGGATCGCGGGCGCGCTGATCCAGACCGTCGCCCGCAACGCGCTCGCCAGCCCGGACGTCATCGGCGTCACGCAGGGCGCGAGCGCGCTGACGGTGGGCGCGATGACGTTCGGCGTGACCTCGTACACCGTCCTGCCGTACCTGTCCGTCGCGGGCGGCGTGCTCGCCGCCGCCCTCGGCTACGTCTTCGCCTGGCGCGGCGGCCTGCACGCCACCCGGTTCGTGCTGATCGGCATCGGCTTCGCCGTCGCGCTGCGCTCGGTCACCCACCTGTTCCTCACCAAGGGCGACTACCTCGTCGCCCAGCAGGCGCAGGTGTGGCTGACCGGCTCGCTCAACGGGCGCGGCTGGGCCGAGGCCGAACCGCTCGGCTGGGCGCTGCTGGTGCTGCTGCCCGCCGTCCTGTGGGCGGCCCGCGCCCAGCGCACCGTCTCGCTGGACGACGCGACGGCGACCGCGCTCGGCGTACGGCTGAACCGCACCCGGCTCGGCCTGGTCGCGCTCGGCGTGGTGCTGGCCTCGATGGCCACCGGCGCGGCGGGCCCGGTCGATTTCGTGGCGCTGCTCGCCCCGCAGACCGCCCGCCGGCTGACCCGTACCGCGCAGATCCCGCTGCTGTGCTCGGCACTGCTGGGCGCGGTCGTGGTCGTGCTCGGGGACCTGCTGGCCCGCAAGCTGTTCGCGCCGACCGAGCTGCCGGTGGGCGTGCTGACCGCGGCCGTCGGCGCCCCGTACCTGATCCACCTGATCATCCGCAGCCGGGCCGTGGGAGGACGTGCGTGA
- a CDS encoding HAD family hydrolase: MATMASHTPVPDPTVATASQTLTVGFDLDMTLIDSRPGIKAAYQALSAETGTYIDADAAITRLGPPLEQEIRRWFPEERVAEVSDLYRSLYPEHAITGTLAMPGAREAVAAVQRHGGRAIVVTAKYEPNAKLHLAHLDIAADAVIGSLWAEAKAEALRAHGASVYVGDHTGDVRGAHTADALSVAVATGPCAPDELSAAGAHVLLDDLTGFPAWLEGYVAGRKR; this comes from the coding sequence ATGGCCACCATGGCTTCGCACACCCCGGTCCCCGATCCCACGGTCGCCACCGCCTCGCAGACGCTCACCGTCGGCTTCGACCTGGACATGACGCTGATCGACTCCCGCCCCGGCATCAAGGCGGCGTACCAGGCGCTGTCGGCCGAGACCGGGACGTACATCGACGCGGACGCGGCGATCACCCGGCTCGGGCCGCCGCTGGAGCAGGAGATCCGCCGGTGGTTCCCCGAGGAGCGGGTCGCCGAGGTCAGCGACCTGTACCGGTCGCTGTACCCGGAGCACGCGATCACCGGGACGCTCGCGATGCCGGGCGCCCGCGAGGCGGTGGCCGCCGTACAGCGCCACGGCGGGCGGGCCATCGTCGTCACCGCGAAGTACGAGCCCAACGCCAAGCTGCACCTGGCGCACCTGGACATCGCGGCGGACGCCGTCATCGGCTCGCTGTGGGCGGAGGCCAAGGCCGAGGCCCTGCGCGCGCACGGCGCGTCCGTCTACGTCGGCGACCACACCGGTGACGTACGCGGTGCGCACACCGCCGACGCGCTGTCCGTCGCGGTGGCCACCGGGCCGTGCGCCCCGGACGAGCTGAGCGCGGCCGGCGCCCACGTCCTCCTGGACGACCTGACCGGCTTCCCGGCCTGGCTGGAGGGGTACGTGGCCGGGCGGAAGCGTTGA
- a CDS encoding cold-shock protein has translation MPTGKVKWFNSEKGFGFLSRDDGGDVFVHSSVLPDGVDALKPGQRVEFGVVAGQRGDQALSVTILDPTPSVAAAQRRKPDELASIVQDLTTLLESVTQQLERGRYPDKAHGGKIAGMLRAVADQLDV, from the coding sequence GTGCCTACCGGCAAGGTCAAGTGGTTCAACAGCGAGAAGGGCTTCGGCTTTCTCTCCCGCGACGACGGCGGTGACGTCTTCGTGCACTCGTCGGTGCTGCCCGACGGCGTGGACGCACTCAAGCCGGGCCAGCGCGTCGAATTCGGCGTGGTGGCCGGCCAGCGCGGCGACCAGGCGCTTTCGGTGACGATCCTCGACCCCACGCCGTCGGTGGCGGCGGCCCAGCGCCGCAAGCCGGACGAGCTGGCGTCGATCGTGCAGGACCTCACCACGCTCCTGGAGAGCGTCACCCAGCAGCTGGAGCGCGGCCGCTACCCCGACAAGGCACACGGCGGGAAGATCGCGGGCATGCTGCGCGCGGTCGCCGACCAGCTGGACGTGTGA
- a CDS encoding ABC transporter substrate-binding protein — protein sequence MPLHAVPRTVPWAGRRRAALAVATALAASLTMAACGSGGSSGAGGSGASAKPADCPAQPATAWAKPVAGAGTHRVPTVQGEVTVPNRPRRVVVLDTAELDSAITLGITPVGATRSDVAGGFPGYLPKDKVAGIEDVGKIGAPNLEAVAALKPDLILTSKVRDGKRYEQLKAIAPTVMTETTGYPWKQNFATHADALGRIPQARRTVAAYEAHARRVTAALGGAAAAKRTTTNVVRFVEGADTRVYGCRSYIGTVLNDAGTGPTSVVEGAPDGLMVEVSAEQMNKADADTLFYTAYGSPEKSGEKQVTGGALWKNMHAVKSGRAFRVDDELWIQGIGYTAADKILEELAGKLGKS from the coding sequence ATGCCGCTCCACGCAGTTCCCCGTACGGTTCCGTGGGCCGGGCGCCGCCGCGCCGCCCTCGCCGTGGCCACCGCCCTGGCCGCTTCCCTGACGATGGCCGCGTGCGGCTCCGGCGGCTCGTCCGGAGCGGGCGGGTCCGGTGCGTCGGCCAAGCCCGCCGACTGCCCGGCGCAGCCCGCCACGGCCTGGGCGAAGCCCGTGGCGGGCGCGGGCACGCACCGGGTGCCTACGGTGCAGGGCGAGGTGACCGTGCCGAACCGGCCGCGGCGGGTGGTCGTCCTGGACACCGCGGAACTGGACTCCGCGATCACCCTCGGGATCACGCCGGTCGGCGCCACCCGCTCCGACGTGGCCGGGGGATTCCCCGGCTATCTGCCCAAGGACAAGGTCGCGGGCATCGAGGACGTGGGAAAGATCGGCGCCCCGAACCTGGAGGCCGTCGCCGCGCTGAAACCGGACCTGATCCTGACCAGCAAGGTGCGCGACGGCAAGCGGTACGAGCAGCTGAAGGCCATCGCGCCCACGGTCATGACGGAGACCACCGGCTACCCGTGGAAGCAGAACTTCGCCACCCACGCCGACGCACTCGGCAGAATTCCGCAGGCACGGCGGACGGTCGCCGCGTACGAGGCACACGCCAGGCGGGTCACCGCGGCGCTGGGCGGGGCCGCGGCGGCGAAGCGCACCACGACGAACGTCGTCCGCTTCGTCGAGGGCGCCGACACCCGCGTCTACGGCTGCCGCAGCTATATCGGCACGGTCCTGAACGACGCCGGCACCGGCCCGACCAGCGTGGTCGAGGGAGCGCCGGACGGCCTGATGGTCGAGGTGAGCGCGGAGCAGATGAACAAGGCGGACGCGGACACGCTCTTCTACACGGCCTACGGCAGCCCGGAGAAGTCCGGGGAGAAGCAGGTCACCGGCGGGGCACTGTGGAAGAACATGCACGCGGTCAAGAGCGGCCGGGCGTTCCGCGTCGACGATGAACTGTGGATCCAGGGGATCGGGTACACGGCGGCGGACAAGATCCTGGAAGAGCTGGCGGGGAAGCTGGGGAAGTCGTAG
- a CDS encoding TetR/AcrR family transcriptional regulator produces the protein MSDNTSREAGADAAGGGGPKRVRADVRRNLDALITAAGEVFAASGVDAPVRQITARAGVGAGTLYRHFPQRADLIAAVFRHEVDACADAASDLAAQYGPAEALCRWLQRFTAFIATKRGLSAALHSGDPAYDTLPAYFDQRFMPVLGALIDAAVRAGEIRSDVDPEDLLTATRNLTLPAQEDDSGHTRRMVALLVDGLRYGAKGGPAAG, from the coding sequence GTGAGCGACAACACGAGCCGCGAAGCCGGTGCGGATGCGGCCGGTGGGGGCGGTCCCAAGCGCGTGCGTGCTGATGTGCGGCGGAATCTTGATGCGTTGATCACCGCGGCCGGGGAGGTTTTCGCGGCCTCGGGGGTGGACGCGCCCGTGCGGCAGATCACCGCGCGGGCGGGGGTGGGGGCCGGGACGCTCTACCGGCACTTTCCGCAGCGGGCGGATCTTATTGCGGCGGTTTTCCGGCATGAGGTGGACGCCTGTGCCGACGCCGCCTCCGACCTCGCGGCGCAGTACGGGCCAGCCGAAGCGCTTTGCCGGTGGCTTCAGCGGTTCACGGCCTTCATCGCCACCAAGCGCGGGCTCAGCGCCGCTCTGCACTCCGGGGACCCGGCCTACGACACCCTGCCCGCGTACTTCGACCAGCGGTTCATGCCGGTTCTCGGCGCGCTCATCGACGCCGCGGTGCGCGCCGGGGAGATCCGGTCCGACGTCGATCCCGAGGATCTGCTGACCGCCACGCGCAATCTGACCCTGCCCGCGCAGGAGGACGACAGCGGCCATACGCGGCGGATGGTGGCGCTGCTGGTGGACGGGTTGCGGTACGGCGCCAAGGGCGGACCGGCTGCCGGGTGA
- a CDS encoding DNA repair helicase XPB has protein sequence MNGPLIVQSDKTLLLEVDHEQAEACRRAIAPFAELERAPEHMHTYRVTPLGLWNARAAGHDAEQVVDALVQFSRYPVPHALLVDIAETMSRYGRLTLSKHPAHGLVLTTTDRPVLEEVLRSKKVQPLVGARLDPDTVVVHPSERGQIKQTLLKLGWPAEDLAGYVDGEAHPIELDESGWALRPYQQQAVEGFWHGGSGVVVLPCGAGKTLVGAGAMARAKATTLILVTNTVSARQWKHELVKRTSLTEDEVGEYSGTKKEIRPVTIATYQVLTTKRKGVYPHLELFDSRDWGLIVYDEVHLLPAPVFKFTADLQARRRLGLTATLVREDGRESDVFSLIGPKRFDAPWKEIEAQGYIAPADCVEVRVNLTDSERLAYATAEPEEKYRYCATTASKQSVTEALVRRHKGEQTLVIGQYIDQLDELGEHLGAPVIKGETTNAQREKLFDAFREGEISVLVVSKVANFSIDLPEATVAIQVSGTFGSRQEEAQRLGRVLRPKADGHEARFYSVVARDTVDQDFAAHRQRFLAEQGYAYRIVDATELLAEG, from the coding sequence GTGAACGGACCTCTCATCGTCCAGAGCGACAAAACGCTGCTGCTGGAAGTCGACCACGAGCAGGCGGAGGCGTGCCGGCGGGCCATCGCGCCGTTTGCCGAGCTGGAGCGGGCGCCCGAGCACATGCACACGTACCGGGTGACGCCGCTCGGGCTGTGGAACGCGCGGGCCGCCGGGCATGACGCCGAGCAGGTCGTGGACGCGCTGGTGCAGTTCTCGCGGTATCCGGTGCCGCACGCGCTGCTGGTGGACATCGCCGAGACGATGTCGCGGTACGGGCGGCTGACGCTGAGCAAGCACCCGGCGCACGGGCTGGTGCTGACCACCACCGACCGGCCGGTGCTGGAGGAGGTGCTGCGGTCGAAGAAGGTGCAGCCGCTGGTGGGGGCGCGGCTGGATCCGGACACGGTGGTGGTGCATCCGTCCGAGCGGGGGCAGATCAAGCAGACGCTGCTCAAGCTGGGCTGGCCGGCGGAGGACCTGGCCGGGTATGTGGACGGTGAGGCGCATCCGATCGAGCTGGACGAGTCGGGGTGGGCGCTGCGGCCGTACCAGCAGCAGGCCGTCGAGGGGTTCTGGCACGGCGGGTCGGGTGTTGTCGTGCTGCCCTGTGGTGCGGGGAAGACGCTGGTGGGGGCCGGGGCGATGGCGCGGGCCAAGGCGACCACGCTGATCCTGGTGACCAACACCGTCTCGGCCCGGCAGTGGAAGCACGAGCTGGTGAAGCGGACCTCGCTGACCGAGGACGAGGTGGGCGAGTACAGCGGTACGAAGAAGGAGATCCGGCCGGTCACCATCGCCACGTACCAGGTGCTGACGACCAAGCGGAAGGGCGTCTATCCGCACCTGGAGCTGTTCGATTCGCGGGACTGGGGGCTGATCGTCTACGACGAGGTGCATCTGCTGCCCGCGCCGGTCTTCAAGTTCACGGCCGATCTCCAGGCGCGGCGGCGGCTGGGGCTGACCGCGACCCTCGTACGGGAGGACGGGCGCGAGTCGGACGTCTTCTCGCTGATCGGGCCGAAGCGTTTCGACGCGCCGTGGAAGGAGATCGAGGCGCAGGGGTACATCGCACCGGCGGACTGTGTCGAGGTGCGGGTCAACCTGACGGACTCGGAGCGGCTGGCGTACGCGACGGCCGAGCCCGAGGAGAAGTACCGGTACTGCGCGACGACGGCCAGCAAGCAGAGCGTGACCGAGGCGCTGGTGCGGCGGCACAAGGGCGAGCAGACGCTGGTCATCGGGCAGTACATCGACCAGCTCGACGAGCTGGGCGAGCATCTGGGTGCCCCGGTGATCAAGGGCGAGACGACCAACGCGCAGCGCGAGAAGCTCTTCGACGCGTTCCGGGAGGGCGAGATCTCCGTGCTGGTCGTCTCCAAGGTCGCGAACTTCTCGATCGACCTGCCGGAGGCGACGGTCGCGATCCAGGTGTCGGGCACGTTCGGGTCCCGGCAGGAGGAGGCGCAGCGGCTGGGGCGGGTGCTGCGGCCCAAGGCGGACGGGCACGAGGCGCGGTTCTACTCGGTCGTCGCCCGCGACACCGTCGACCAGGACTTCGCGGCGCACCGGCAGCGCTTCCTGGCGGAGCAGGGGTACGCGTACCGGATCGTGGACGCGACGGAGCTGCTGGCGGAGGGCTGA
- a CDS encoding helicase C-terminal domain-containing protein, translated as MSETPRTLAEELRTRPDSGLADLLRARPDLLNPVPGDLTQLATRAGTRASVVRAVERLDRFALQTAEALAVAPDPCPYETLLGLMAGDAAAGVPAPEAEIPAAEAGVPAADAPDADAGLPPGTRSAIAAELPRAVSTLRGQALVWGGDDRLRLVRTARELLAPGPAHPSPTGLGPTVAEATSGMSPGRLQEILAAAGLPTTHDPVTAVAALTSLFEDRTRMAALLAEAPREAHSVLDRLVWGPPYGAVTDRPAAHLQWLLDRGVLLPAGPRNVVLPREAALHLRAGRAHRIPEPLPPALAPATERDPQVVDSAAAGQAFTALATVEELLKEWDLGGPGVLRAGGLSVRDLKRTAAALDCTEQVAAFWLELAYAAGLVASDGEADERYAPTPAAEDWRQLPAEERWARLATAWLAATRTAGLVGTADPKGRTLSALGPNLDRSPAPEVRRRTLTLLASLAPGTSVPADAVLDRLRWERPLRGAGAAAGEPGGAQNSSPQAGPRRPATTTSPSDTNAARNASAAGNAGTTGAPATDDLRSRLARWTLAEAELLGITGRGALANHARALLGTESAAPAGSKTKNTKPANTKPAEAADPAAVQAQRAARAAALLAPLLPEPLDHVLLQADLTAVAPGPLERPLADALGVLADVESKGGATVYRFTPASVRRALDAGRSAAELQTFLATHSRTPVPQPLAYLIDDVARRHGRLRVGAASAYVRCDDDALLTEILADRRAVALRLRRLAPTVLASAVPPDQLLEVLRAMGYAPAAESAEGDVLIARPDAYRTPPRTAPTPVPDGPPAPAGTLLEAAVRAIRAGDLAATAERKPVRAPAAPAPGGLPRTTSAETLATMQAAVLTNATLWIGYVNADGAASQRVIAPVRVEGGFVTAYDHTADEVRTFPLHRITGVAELADETAS; from the coding sequence ATGAGTGAAACACCCCGCACGCTCGCCGAAGAGCTCCGCACCCGCCCGGACAGCGGGCTCGCCGACCTGCTGCGGGCCCGTCCCGACCTCCTCAACCCGGTCCCCGGCGACCTGACCCAGCTCGCCACCCGTGCCGGTACCCGCGCCTCCGTCGTGCGGGCCGTGGAGCGCCTGGACCGTTTCGCGCTGCAGACCGCCGAGGCGCTGGCGGTGGCTCCGGACCCCTGCCCGTACGAAACGCTGCTCGGCCTGATGGCGGGGGACGCCGCGGCGGGGGTTCCGGCGCCGGAGGCGGAGATTCCGGCTGCGGAAGCCGGCGTTCCGGCAGCCGACGCGCCGGATGCGGACGCCGGCCTGCCCCCCGGCACCCGCTCCGCCATCGCCGCCGAGCTTCCCCGTGCCGTATCGACCCTGCGCGGACAGGCGCTGGTCTGGGGCGGTGACGACCGGCTGCGCCTGGTCCGCACGGCCCGCGAACTGCTCGCGCCCGGACCCGCGCACCCCTCCCCCACCGGCCTCGGGCCGACCGTCGCCGAGGCCACGTCCGGTATGTCGCCCGGCCGCCTCCAGGAAATCCTGGCCGCCGCCGGGCTGCCCACGACCCACGACCCGGTGACCGCCGTCGCCGCCCTGACCTCGCTGTTCGAGGACCGTACGCGGATGGCCGCGCTGCTCGCCGAAGCCCCCCGGGAGGCGCACAGCGTCCTGGACCGGCTGGTCTGGGGCCCGCCCTACGGCGCCGTCACCGACCGGCCCGCCGCGCACCTGCAATGGCTGCTCGACCGGGGCGTGCTGCTGCCCGCCGGGCCGCGCAACGTCGTCCTCCCCCGCGAGGCCGCCCTGCACCTGCGCGCCGGGCGCGCGCACCGCATCCCCGAGCCGCTGCCGCCCGCCCTCGCGCCCGCCACCGAACGTGATCCACAGGTTGTGGACAGCGCCGCGGCGGGCCAGGCGTTCACGGCCCTGGCCACCGTCGAGGAGCTGCTCAAGGAGTGGGACCTCGGCGGGCCGGGGGTGCTGCGCGCGGGCGGGCTGAGCGTACGGGACCTCAAGCGGACCGCCGCCGCCCTGGACTGCACCGAACAGGTCGCCGCGTTCTGGCTCGAACTCGCCTACGCCGCCGGGCTGGTGGCGTCCGACGGCGAGGCCGACGAGCGGTACGCCCCCACGCCCGCCGCCGAGGACTGGCGGCAGCTGCCCGCCGAGGAGCGCTGGGCGCGGCTGGCCACGGCCTGGCTCGCGGCGACCCGTACGGCCGGGCTGGTCGGCACCGCCGATCCCAAGGGCCGCACCCTGTCCGCGCTCGGCCCGAACCTCGACCGATCCCCGGCCCCCGAGGTGCGCCGCCGGACGCTCACGCTGCTCGCGTCCCTGGCCCCCGGCACCTCCGTACCGGCCGACGCCGTCCTGGACCGGCTGCGCTGGGAACGCCCGCTGCGCGGGGCAGGAGCCGCTGCCGGGGAACCGGGCGGCGCGCAGAACAGCAGCCCGCAGGCAGGCCCCCGCCGCCCGGCCACCACTACCTCCCCCTCCGACACCAACGCGGCCCGCAACGCGAGCGCGGCGGGCAACGCGGGCACCACCGGCGCCCCGGCCACCGACGACCTGCGCTCCCGCCTCGCCCGCTGGACCCTCGCCGAGGCCGAACTCCTCGGCATCACCGGCCGCGGCGCCCTGGCCAACCACGCCCGCGCCCTCCTGGGCACCGAATCCGCAGCCCCGGCAGGCTCCAAGACCAAGAACACCAAGCCCGCGAACACCAAGCCCGCCGAAGCAGCCGACCCCGCGGCCGTGCAGGCTCAGCGAGCCGCCCGGGCCGCCGCCCTCCTCGCCCCGCTCCTCCCCGAACCCCTCGACCACGTCCTCCTCCAGGCCGACCTCACCGCCGTGGCCCCCGGCCCGCTGGAGCGCCCGCTCGCCGACGCGCTCGGCGTCCTCGCCGACGTCGAGTCCAAGGGCGGCGCCACGGTCTACCGCTTCACCCCCGCCTCCGTACGACGCGCCCTGGACGCCGGCCGGTCCGCCGCCGAGCTGCAGACCTTCCTCGCCACCCACTCCCGCACCCCGGTGCCGCAGCCGCTCGCCTACCTCATCGACGATGTGGCGCGGCGCCACGGCCGGCTCCGCGTCGGCGCGGCCTCGGCGTACGTACGCTGCGACGACGACGCGCTGCTCACCGAGATCCTCGCCGACCGCCGGGCCGTCGCCCTGCGCCTGCGCCGGCTCGCACCGACCGTGCTGGCCTCGGCCGTCCCGCCCGACCAGCTCCTGGAAGTCCTGCGCGCGATGGGCTACGCCCCCGCCGCCGAATCCGCCGAGGGCGACGTCCTGATCGCCCGCCCGGACGCCTACCGCACCCCGCCGCGCACCGCGCCCACCCCGGTCCCCGACGGCCCGCCCGCGCCCGCCGGCACCCTCCTGGAAGCGGCGGTCCGCGCCATCCGCGCCGGCGACCTGGCCGCCACCGCCGAACGCAAGCCGGTACGCGCCCCCGCCGCCCCGGCCCCCGGCGGCCTCCCCCGCACCACCTCGGCCGAGACCCTGGCCACCATGCAGGCCGCCGTCCTGACCAACGCCACCCTGTGGATCGGCTACGTCAACGCCGACGGCGCCGCCAGCCAGCGCGTGATCGCCCCGGTCCGCGTCGAGGGCGGCTTCGTCACCGCCTACGACCACACCGCCGACGAGGTCCGCACGTTCCCCCTGCACCGCATCACGGGCGTCGCGGAACTGGCCGACGAGACCGCGTCCTGA
- a CDS encoding ABC transporter ATP-binding protein translates to MSEGTGGAGGARFVAPGRSRLAARDLTLAYEDRTVVDGLDLDIPHGAVTVVVGPNACGKSTLLRALGRLLKPRRGAVLLDGTDLARIPTKKIAQALGLLPQTPVAPETITVADLVSRGRQPHQHWWRQWSGADERAVAEAMARTDVTRLADRPVDELSGGQRQRVWIAMALAQETDLLLLDEPTTYLDIAHQVEVLDLIRQLNHDRGRTVVAVLHDLNQAARYADHLVAMKEGRIVAQGHPSAVVTAGLVREVFGLESVVVPDPVTGSPLVVPGRPWQAPGGGATVVPGPA, encoded by the coding sequence GTGAGCGAGGGCACCGGGGGCGCGGGAGGCGCCCGGTTCGTGGCACCCGGCCGCAGTCGGCTCGCGGCCCGGGACCTGACGCTGGCCTACGAGGACCGTACGGTCGTCGACGGGCTCGACCTCGACATCCCGCACGGCGCGGTGACGGTCGTCGTCGGCCCCAACGCCTGCGGCAAGTCCACGCTGCTGCGGGCACTCGGCCGACTGCTCAAGCCGCGCCGCGGCGCCGTCCTGCTGGACGGTACGGACCTGGCCCGCATCCCCACCAAGAAGATCGCCCAGGCGCTGGGGCTGCTGCCGCAGACCCCGGTGGCGCCCGAGACGATCACCGTCGCCGACCTGGTCTCGCGCGGCCGCCAGCCGCACCAGCACTGGTGGCGGCAGTGGTCCGGGGCGGACGAGCGGGCCGTCGCCGAGGCCATGGCCCGTACGGACGTGACGCGGCTGGCGGACCGGCCGGTGGACGAACTGTCCGGCGGCCAGCGGCAGCGCGTGTGGATCGCGATGGCGCTCGCCCAGGAGACCGATTTGCTGCTCCTGGACGAGCCGACGACGTACCTGGACATCGCGCACCAGGTCGAGGTGCTCGACCTGATACGGCAGCTCAACCACGACCGGGGGCGCACCGTCGTCGCCGTCCTGCACGACCTCAACCAGGCCGCCCGCTACGCCGACCACCTGGTGGCGATGAAGGAGGGCCGGATCGTCGCGCAGGGGCACCCGTCGGCGGTCGTGACGGCCGGGCTGGTGCGGGAGGTGTTCGGGCTGGAGTCGGTGGTCGTCCCCGATCCGGTGACGGGCTCGCCCCTGGTGGTTCCGGGGCGGCCTTGGCAGGCACCGGGTGGAGGGGCCACGGTCGTTCCCGGGCCGGCCTAG
- a CDS encoding FecCD family ABC transporter permease, with product MPVVRASSPLVRRRAAWTAGAVLVLLLTVLLSLAVGSRPFAPSEVLDALLHGGDGDAAQVVRFLRLPRTLTGLMVGAALALAGTAMQGITRNPIADPGVLGISQGASVGVVLALSFLGVHTLGGYVWFAFAGAGIAAVAVYAIASRGRGGATPVKLALSGAAINALLVAVTMAVLTTKAAALDAFRFWQVGSLTGRDIEVVARIWPFLLAGALLVLAVARGLDALALGEDVAKGLGQNVAAVRVVAGLGATVLTGAGVAAAGPIAFVGLAVPHIARAAVGGDHRWLLPMAALLGPVVVLVSDTVGRVLFPPSEVPAGVMTALIGVPFLVVLVRRKAVPA from the coding sequence ATGCCAGTCGTCCGGGCCAGCAGCCCCCTGGTGAGACGCCGCGCCGCCTGGACGGCCGGGGCGGTGCTCGTGCTGCTGCTGACGGTGCTGCTCTCGCTGGCGGTCGGCAGCCGCCCGTTCGCGCCGTCCGAGGTGCTCGACGCGCTGTTGCACGGCGGGGACGGCGACGCCGCGCAGGTGGTGCGCTTCCTGCGGCTGCCGCGCACGCTGACCGGCCTGATGGTCGGCGCCGCGCTCGCCCTTGCGGGCACCGCCATGCAGGGCATCACCCGCAACCCCATCGCCGACCCGGGCGTCCTCGGCATCAGCCAGGGCGCCTCGGTGGGCGTGGTCCTGGCGTTGTCCTTCCTGGGGGTGCATACCCTCGGCGGTTACGTGTGGTTCGCCTTCGCGGGCGCCGGGATCGCGGCGGTGGCCGTGTACGCGATCGCCTCCAGGGGGCGCGGCGGGGCGACGCCGGTGAAGCTCGCGCTGTCCGGGGCCGCGATCAACGCGCTGCTCGTCGCGGTGACCATGGCGGTGCTGACGACGAAGGCGGCGGCGCTGGACGCGTTCCGATTCTGGCAGGTCGGCTCGCTGACCGGCCGGGACATCGAGGTCGTCGCACGGATCTGGCCGTTCCTGCTGGCGGGCGCGCTGCTGGTGCTGGCCGTCGCGCGCGGCCTGGACGCGCTGGCGCTCGGCGAGGACGTGGCCAAGGGGCTGGGGCAGAACGTCGCGGCCGTGCGCGTCGTGGCCGGGCTCGGGGCCACCGTGCTGACCGGCGCGGGCGTCGCGGCGGCCGGGCCGATCGCCTTCGTCGGCCTCGCCGTACCGCATATCGCCCGCGCGGCCGTGGGCGGCGACCACCGCTGGCTGCTGCCGATGGCGGCGCTGCTCGGCCCGGTCGTGGTGCTGGTCTCGGACACCGTCGGGCGCGTGCTGTTCCCGCCGTCCGAGGTGCCGGCGGGGGTGATGACGGCGCTGATCGGGGTGCCGTTCCTGGTGGTGCTGGTACGGCGGAAGGCGGTGCCGGCGTGA